A window of Sulfurimonas gotlandica GD1 contains these coding sequences:
- the tlyA gene encoding 23S rRNA (cytidine-2'-O)-methyltransferase TlyA has product MRLDNYLVENSLSESRTKAQGIIKDGLVSVNGNIITKSSLKIDESDEVNVAEHKEYVSRSAHKLSLFLEELNLDVTGNIALDIGSSTGGFTQVLLENMVKEVSAVDVGRDQLHKSLLNDERVFSHESCDIREFKSDKVFDIVVSDVSFISLLNILDDVDRLASDKIILLFKPQFEVGREAKRDNHGVVLDEKAIMNAMIKFEDAAMLKGWELIMKSPSKLTGKEGNLEYCYYYEK; this is encoded by the coding sequence ATGAGACTCGATAACTATCTTGTTGAAAATTCACTTAGCGAGAGTAGAACAAAAGCCCAGGGTATTATAAAAGATGGACTTGTAAGTGTTAATGGAAATATAATTACAAAGAGCTCACTAAAGATAGATGAAAGTGATGAGGTAAATGTAGCAGAGCATAAAGAGTATGTTTCTCGCTCAGCTCATAAACTTAGTTTATTTTTAGAAGAACTTAACCTAGATGTAACAGGAAATATAGCTCTAGATATAGGCTCATCTACCGGTGGGTTCACTCAGGTTCTTTTAGAAAATATGGTTAAGGAAGTCAGTGCTGTTGATGTTGGCCGTGATCAACTACATAAGAGTCTGCTCAATGATGAACGTGTGTTCTCACATGAAAGCTGTGATATTAGAGAGTTTAAAAGTGATAAGGTCTTTGATATTGTAGTCAGTGATGTTTCTTTTATATCACTACTAAATATTTTAGATGATGTTGACAGACTTGCATCTGATAAAATCATCCTACTGTTTAAACCTCAGTTTGAAGTAGGACGTGAAGCAAAACGAGATAATCACGGTGTAGTACTTGATGAAAAAGCTATTATGAACGCGATGATAAAATTTGAAGATGCAGCTATGCTAAAAGGATGGGAACTAATTATGAAGTCTCCATCAAAATTAACGGGTAAGGAAGGTAATCTTGAGTATTGCTACTACTATGAAAAATAG
- a CDS encoding bifunctional riboflavin kinase/FAD synthetase, with protein sequence MKNSTAIAIGGFDGMHIGHQHLFAELGEHGTIVVIETGYANITPKEERENFSHYPILYLELDEIRHLDGDAFISLLKSEFPKLKKIVVGYDFHFGKDRKYSFEDLKTLFSGEVKVVEEVTLEGDSIHSHKIRAKVKIGDIKGANDFLGHNYTIMGALVAGQGIGKKELVATINIEATGFLTPKEGVYVTLTRIDDEEHYHPSVSFVGHRVTTDGSFAIESHILDGEVICNKKARISFVSFIRDNKKFDSIAELKKAIKSDINIASQKLKLLQL encoded by the coding sequence ATGAAAAATAGTACTGCCATAGCCATAGGTGGTTTCGATGGTATGCACATAGGTCATCAGCATCTCTTTGCAGAACTTGGTGAGCATGGAACTATTGTCGTAATTGAGACTGGTTATGCAAATATTACACCTAAAGAAGAGCGTGAGAATTTTTCTCACTATCCTATACTCTATCTTGAACTTGATGAGATTCGTCACCTAGATGGAGATGCATTTATATCTCTACTTAAAAGTGAATTTCCAAAACTCAAAAAGATAGTTGTTGGTTATGACTTTCATTTTGGTAAAGACAGAAAGTATTCATTTGAAGACTTGAAAACTCTCTTTAGCGGAGAGGTTAAGGTTGTTGAAGAAGTGACACTAGAGGGTGATTCTATTCACTCTCATAAGATCAGAGCAAAGGTTAAGATAGGTGACATAAAAGGTGCAAATGATTTTTTAGGTCATAACTATACTATAATGGGGGCTTTAGTAGCTGGACAAGGTATAGGTAAAAAAGAGTTAGTAGCAACTATAAACATAGAGGCAACAGGCTTTTTAACTCCTAAAGAGGGTGTTTATGTGACTCTGACTCGCATCGACGATGAAGAGCATTACCATCCATCAGTATCTTTTGTCGGTCATAGAGTTACAACAGATGGCTCGTTTGCCATAGAATCGCATATACTCGACGGTGAAGTTATATGTAATAAAAAAGCTAGAATAAGTTTTGTCTCATTTATAAGAGATAATAAAAAATTTGATTCCATTGCGGAGTTGAAAAAAGCGATAAAGAGTGACATCAATATTGCTTCACAAAAATTAAAGTTGTTACAATTATGA
- a CDS encoding tRNA pseudouridine(13) synthase TruD: MRKREYLQSVGEDISFKFYQTPTDFVVDEISSTEFKGKGNYLILHVKKVELTTWDMIAIFAEYMAVPAQKIGYAGLKDKHATTTQYISVDASYETLLKKFYHKQIKILSTTRHSHSIRMGDLAGNRFSINLHFVDNIDAGKIEKVARRIAKDGLPNYFGYQRFGRDADSIKQAQEMIQGELFIEDSKLKNFLISIYQSVFFNDWLRDRVNLTLENNETKFKILEGDVYLSDAGNLSTPKIMPTKEYESKKLVPTGLLCGRDIFRARSDAREIEKKYDDEFLQEKGYRREALIYPKDIECTYVKKQTLLNLSFSLPKGSYATVFLESIAGKNYSAKDVKAKDAKAKAKK; this comes from the coding sequence ATGAGAAAAAGAGAATATTTACAGAGTGTTGGTGAAGATATAAGTTTCAAGTTTTATCAGACTCCAACTGATTTCGTTGTTGATGAGATATCATCTACTGAGTTTAAAGGTAAGGGTAACTACCTGATACTTCATGTTAAAAAAGTTGAACTAACAACTTGGGACATGATTGCTATCTTTGCTGAGTATATGGCGGTTCCTGCACAGAAGATAGGTTATGCAGGACTAAAAGATAAGCATGCTACTACTACTCAGTATATCTCCGTAGATGCTTCTTATGAGACACTACTTAAAAAGTTTTATCATAAGCAGATAAAAATACTGAGCACTACGAGACATTCACACTCTATTCGTATGGGTGATTTAGCAGGAAATAGATTTAGTATCAATCTTCACTTTGTAGATAACATAGATGCGGGTAAAATAGAAAAAGTTGCAAGAAGAATAGCTAAAGATGGTCTTCCAAATTATTTTGGTTACCAGAGATTTGGTCGCGATGCAGATAGTATAAAACAAGCACAAGAGATGATTCAGGGTGAGCTTTTTATCGAAGACTCTAAACTGAAGAACTTTTTAATTTCTATCTATCAAAGTGTGTTTTTTAACGATTGGCTCAGAGATAGGGTTAACTTGACTTTAGAAAATAATGAGACAAAGTTTAAAATTCTTGAAGGTGATGTTTATCTATCAGATGCAGGAAATTTGTCTACACCAAAAATCATGCCAACAAAAGAATATGAGAGTAAAAAACTTGTTCCAACAGGACTTTTATGTGGAAGAGATATTTTTCGTGCACGTTCAGATGCTAGAGAAATAGAAAAAAAATATGATGATGAGTTTTTACAAGAAAAAGGTTACAGAAGAGAAGCACTTATATATCCAAAAGACATAGAGTGTACATATGTTAAGAAGCAAACACTACTGAATCTTTCTTTCTCACTTCCAAAAGGTTCTTATGCTACTGTTTTTCTCGAATCTATTGCTGGAAAAAACTATAGTGCCAAAGATGTAAAAGCTAAAGATGCAAAAGCTAAGGCAAAAAAGTAG
- a CDS encoding F0F1 ATP synthase subunit A has protein sequence MGELFTFFGLISHDKTFIYITHMLLSAGIALLIVRAAMSNLQLVPKGTQNLMEAYIGGVLQMGKDVMGAENARRYLPLVATIGLFVGIANLIGVVPGFEAPTAFLEMPLTLALVVFVYYNFEGIRRQGVVKYFKHFMGPVWWLYWLMFPIEIVSHFSRLISLSFRLFGNVKGDDMFLMVILMLAPWLLPMIPFALLTFMAFLQAFIFMMLTTVYLGSAVAIEDH, from the coding sequence ATGGGTGAATTATTCACATTTTTTGGTCTAATATCTCACGATAAGACTTTTATCTACATTACGCACATGCTTTTATCTGCTGGAATCGCTTTACTGATCGTAAGAGCAGCAATGTCAAACCTTCAACTTGTTCCTAAGGGAACACAGAACCTAATGGAAGCATACATCGGTGGTGTTCTTCAAATGGGTAAAGATGTAATGGGTGCTGAAAATGCTCGTCGTTATCTTCCTCTTGTTGCTACAATTGGTCTTTTTGTTGGTATAGCTAACTTAATAGGTGTTGTTCCAGGGTTTGAAGCTCCAACAGCATTTTTAGAAATGCCTTTAACACTTGCTCTTGTAGTATTTGTTTACTATAACTTTGAAGGTATCCGTCGTCAAGGTGTTGTTAAATACTTTAAGCACTTCATGGGTCCAGTTTGGTGGTTATATTGGTTAATGTTCCCAATCGAGATCGTTTCTCATTTTTCTCGTCTTATCTCTCTTAGCTTCCGTCTTTTTGGAAATGTAAAAGGTGATGATATGTTCTTAATGGTAATCTTGATGCTAGCTCCTTGGTTACTTCCAATGATTCCATTCGCACTACTTACTTTCATGGCATTCTTACAAGCATTCATTTTCATGATGCTTACAACAGTTTACCTTGGTTCTGCAGTAGCGATCGAAGATCACTAG
- the gatB gene encoding Asp-tRNA(Asn)/Glu-tRNA(Gln) amidotransferase subunit GatB, whose amino-acid sequence MFEVVIGLEVHVQLNTKTKLFCSCPTSFNHKQNTNTCPTCLALPGALPVLNKEVLHKSIMLGKAIDATVNQTSFFDRKSYFYPDSPSAYQITQLYTPIVEHGTLKIDFEDGSHKIIRINRAHIEADAGKNIHDGDISKVDLNRAGTPLLEIVSEPDMSSAEEVTLYLKKLHSIIRYLDIGDANMQEGSFRVDVNVSIRPKGDEKLYTRVEIKNINSFKFIQKAIEVEVARQIEAWEDGLYEQEICQETRLFDQVKQETRSMRGKEEAADYRYFPEPDLLKAIVTDEMLQMYSKIPELPDEKMARFVSEYGMNEYNAGVVTSSVEMAHFFETMMEERISAKNALTWLTVELPSRLKGDVNITNSPVDAKKLGHLVKRIEDKTISGKAAKEVLDYLMENVEDVDATIEKLGLKQVSDSGAIETICDAIIAANPDKVEQYRGGKDKLFGFFVGQVMKESKGSANPQAVNEVLKAKLG is encoded by the coding sequence ATGTTTGAAGTAGTTATAGGGCTTGAAGTCCATGTACAACTAAACACAAAAACAAAACTTTTTTGCTCGTGCCCAACGAGTTTCAATCATAAACAAAATACAAATACTTGTCCAACTTGTTTAGCTCTTCCAGGTGCTCTTCCAGTTTTAAATAAAGAGGTTCTTCATAAGTCTATTATGCTTGGTAAAGCTATAGATGCAACTGTCAACCAGACATCATTCTTTGATAGAAAGTCTTACTTTTACCCAGATTCTCCGAGTGCATACCAAATTACTCAGCTTTATACTCCTATAGTTGAACATGGTACTTTGAAAATAGATTTTGAAGATGGAAGTCATAAAATTATCAGAATTAATCGTGCTCATATTGAAGCAGATGCAGGAAAGAATATTCACGATGGTGATATCTCCAAAGTTGATTTAAACCGTGCAGGTACACCACTTTTAGAAATCGTTTCTGAACCAGATATGAGTAGTGCAGAAGAAGTAACTTTATACCTCAAAAAGCTTCACTCAATCATCCGTTACTTAGATATCGGCGATGCAAATATGCAGGAGGGAAGTTTTCGTGTAGATGTAAATGTTTCTATCCGTCCAAAAGGTGATGAGAAACTTTATACTCGTGTTGAGATCAAAAATATCAATAGTTTTAAATTTATCCAAAAAGCTATAGAAGTTGAAGTTGCTCGTCAGATTGAAGCTTGGGAGGATGGTCTTTATGAGCAAGAGATTTGCCAAGAGACTAGATTGTTTGATCAAGTAAAACAAGAGACTCGTTCTATGCGTGGTAAAGAAGAAGCAGCTGATTACCGTTACTTCCCAGAACCAGACCTACTAAAAGCTATTGTAACTGATGAGATGCTACAGATGTATTCTAAAATACCAGAACTTCCAGATGAAAAAATGGCTAGATTTGTAAGCGAATATGGCATGAATGAATACAATGCAGGCGTTGTAACATCAAGTGTAGAAATGGCTCACTTCTTTGAGACTATGATGGAAGAAAGGATTAGTGCCAAAAATGCTCTTACGTGGCTTACAGTTGAACTTCCATCTCGTCTGAAAGGTGATGTAAATATTACTAACTCACCTGTAGATGCTAAAAAGCTTGGGCATCTGGTTAAGCGTATAGAAGATAAAACTATTAGTGGTAAAGCTGCTAAAGAAGTTCTTGATTACTTGATGGAAAATGTTGAAGATGTAGATGCTACAATAGAAAAGCTTGGTCTTAAGCAAGTTAGTGACAGCGGTGCAATTGAAACTATCTGTGATGCGATTATTGCAGCAAATCCAGATAAAGTTGAGCAGTATAGAGGTGGAAAGGATAAATTATTTGGTTTCTTTGTCGGTCAAGTTATGAAAGAATCAAAAGGCAGTGCTAATCCACAAGCAGTTAATGAAGTATTAAAAGCAAAATTGGGGTAG
- a CDS encoding ion transporter, translating to MIQRLIVDLAYFINTSDAYQRKKRFFYNLLENSSYKYKKYFDIFMITLIFASVVILIREVKSHVNDDLLFFNNYIVSIIFFIEYMLRLWISSSVTQVIIDQSEHDVMLGNKFKLLKAIKDIIIAKFKYILSIKAIIDLLAIIPFFHQLRLLRIFILFRVFKLFRYAKSIQTFTSVISAKKFEFFTLLIFASIIIFVSSVLIYVMEANNPDSPIDTLFEAVYWSIVTISTVGFGDIVPVTQEGRVVAMFVIVAGIGVFSFTTSLIVTSFTEKLDEIKDLKVIDDISKLKEFYLICGYENVSKEVAKKLSLNNKVIIMEEDFNKSESAKKDGFISLNYDPGSIESYKKLNINIETQVKAILCLSHSDVENVYTALTVRSFNKDVFILSILINKMNRNKLNFAGVNELFYEKELVGIIAKEFVGQPVAFEAIHALRTNYNGIDVQEMLVSDRVLESFVTVGQLENKKYRIILLGIYKKVRKRFFFNPIDSTVLEVGDYLLVIGNTQFLKEFSIYLHKKGSNNGK from the coding sequence GTGATTCAGCGTTTGATTGTAGATCTTGCATATTTTATAAATACATCGGACGCTTATCAGAGAAAAAAGCGTTTTTTTTATAACCTGCTGGAAAACAGCAGTTACAAATATAAAAAATACTTCGATATTTTTATGATAACACTTATTTTTGCAAGTGTTGTTATCCTCATTCGAGAAGTAAAGTCACATGTAAATGACGACCTTCTCTTTTTTAACAACTATATAGTTTCTATTATCTTTTTTATTGAGTATATGCTGAGGCTGTGGATAAGCAGTAGTGTTACTCAAGTTATTATAGATCAGAGTGAACATGATGTTATGCTTGGAAATAAATTTAAACTTCTAAAAGCTATAAAAGATATAATTATTGCCAAATTTAAATATATTTTATCTATTAAAGCAATTATAGATTTACTAGCAATTATACCATTCTTCCATCAGTTAAGACTACTTCGTATATTTATACTTTTTAGGGTATTTAAGCTCTTTAGATACGCAAAAAGCATTCAAACATTTACATCAGTAATCTCAGCTAAAAAGTTTGAGTTTTTCACACTGCTTATTTTTGCATCTATAATCATATTTGTTTCATCGGTACTTATTTATGTAATGGAAGCGAATAACCCTGATTCTCCAATAGATACACTGTTTGAAGCAGTATATTGGTCTATAGTTACTATCTCAACAGTCGGTTTTGGAGATATTGTGCCCGTTACACAAGAGGGGCGTGTTGTTGCCATGTTTGTAATAGTTGCGGGTATCGGTGTTTTCTCCTTTACAACTTCGCTTATAGTTACATCTTTTACTGAAAAACTCGATGAGATTAAAGATCTAAAAGTTATTGATGATATATCAAAATTAAAAGAGTTTTATCTCATTTGTGGATATGAAAATGTATCTAAAGAAGTGGCTAAAAAACTTTCTCTTAATAACAAAGTAATTATTATGGAAGAAGATTTTAATAAGTCAGAATCAGCTAAAAAAGATGGTTTTATTTCACTTAACTACGACCCAGGTTCTATTGAGAGTTATAAGAAGCTCAATATAAATATTGAAACTCAGGTAAAGGCAATTCTGTGTTTGAGTCATAGTGATGTAGAAAATGTATATACGGCTCTAACTGTTCGTTCTTTTAATAAAGATGTTTTTATTCTGTCCATTTTGATAAATAAGATGAATAGAAACAAGTTGAACTTCGCCGGTGTAAATGAGCTTTTTTATGAGAAAGAACTTGTTGGAATAATTGCTAAAGAGTTCGTTGGTCAACCAGTTGCATTTGAAGCTATTCATGCTCTTCGTACAAACTACAATGGCATTGATGTGCAAGAGATGTTAGTAAGTGATAGAGTTTTAGAAAGCTTTGTAACGGTAGGGCAATTAGAAAATAAAAAGTATAGAATAATACTTTTAGGCATCTATAAAAAAGTTAGAAAGAGATTCTTTTTTAATCCAATCGATAGTACAGTTTTAGAAGTAGGTGATTATCTTTTAGTTATTGGTAACACACAGTTTTTAAAAGAGTTTTCTATTTATCTCCATAAAAAAGGCTCGAATAATGGAAAATAA
- a CDS encoding TrkA C-terminal domain-containing protein — MENNALIFGYNDFTFEIEKNISSEYKNVYIFKLGQDGEDSFDLGDNWDNLSSKVDISDCVAFCVLEDMAENIFLTISLRDAFKDLIIVALAQDKESADKLTLAGATRVLPTTQTTANVIVEMLEKPIVTEVLHDILYEKSALQIAQIKIEDHTVFDGKYPADIEWSSKHGIIVISVVHEDMSREFIYSSKAKHHIIKSGDIFVVVGYEHDIKEFEKLIGSKCE; from the coding sequence ATGGAAAATAATGCCTTAATCTTCGGATATAATGATTTTACATTTGAGATAGAAAAAAACATATCATCAGAATATAAAAATGTATATATTTTTAAACTAGGTCAAGATGGTGAAGATAGTTTTGATTTAGGTGATAATTGGGATAACTTAAGTAGCAAAGTTGATATTAGTGACTGTGTTGCATTTTGTGTTCTTGAAGATATGGCTGAAAATATATTCTTAACTATCTCCCTTCGTGATGCTTTTAAAGATTTGATTATTGTTGCTCTTGCGCAAGATAAGGAGAGTGCGGATAAGCTTACTTTAGCTGGTGCAACCAGAGTCCTTCCAACTACTCAAACTACTGCAAATGTCATTGTTGAGATGCTTGAAAAACCGATAGTCACAGAAGTATTGCACGATATCTTATATGAAAAAAGTGCTTTGCAAATAGCTCAAATAAAAATAGAAGATCATACTGTTTTTGATGGAAAATATCCGGCAGACATTGAGTGGAGTTCAAAGCATGGAATCATAGTGATTTCAGTTGTACATGAAGATATGAGCAGAGAGTTTATCTACTCTTCAAAAGCAAAACATCACATCATAAAAAGTGGAGATATTTTTGTTGTAGTAGGTTACGAACACGATATCAAAGAGTTTGAAAAGTTAATAGGGAGTAAGTGTGAGTAA
- a CDS encoding NAD(P)H-dependent glycerol-3-phosphate dehydrogenase gives MSKIGVIGAGKWGSALAFALGQENEVYITSRTPRDVENFVSLEEILKLEYLVIAIPAQQISSWLEDNFVFNNQKILVAAKGIEATTGRFLNDIYKPYVPDENIAFLSGPSFAAEVIKSLPTALVINSHNENLSAKFATFFPPFIKTYTSTDVMGAEVAGAYKNVIAIAAGICEGLGLGKNAAASLISRGLVEMQRFGYVYGAKEESFVGLSGAGDLFLTASSTMSRNFRVGLGIAQGKSQKEILKELGEVAEGIGTTYALNKIAKNKDLYLPIATEVYKMLEGEDPHISLKNFLSN, from the coding sequence GTGAGTAAAATAGGTGTAATAGGAGCTGGAAAATGGGGCTCTGCTTTAGCTTTTGCATTAGGTCAAGAGAATGAAGTTTATATAACTTCAAGAACACCTAGAGATGTAGAAAATTTTGTATCTTTAGAAGAAATTTTAAAGCTAGAGTATTTAGTTATTGCTATTCCAGCACAGCAGATATCATCATGGTTAGAAGATAATTTTGTATTTAACAATCAAAAAATATTGGTAGCGGCAAAAGGTATAGAAGCAACAACAGGCAGATTTTTAAATGATATCTATAAGCCATACGTTCCAGATGAAAATATCGCCTTTTTATCTGGTCCATCGTTTGCTGCAGAGGTTATAAAGTCTCTTCCTACAGCACTTGTAATCAACTCTCATAACGAAAATCTGAGTGCAAAATTTGCTACTTTTTTTCCGCCATTTATAAAAACATATACTTCAACAGATGTAATGGGTGCTGAAGTTGCGGGAGCTTATAAAAATGTTATTGCTATAGCTGCAGGGATATGTGAAGGTTTAGGTCTTGGTAAAAATGCCGCGGCTTCACTTATCTCTCGTGGTTTAGTAGAGATGCAGAGATTTGGCTATGTTTATGGGGCTAAGGAAGAGAGTTTTGTGGGTCTTAGTGGAGCAGGGGATCTTTTCCTTACTGCTTCATCGACTATGAGTAGAAACTTTCGTGTAGGACTTGGCATAGCGCAGGGAAAAAGTCAAAAAGAGATATTGAAAGAGTTAGGTGAAGTTGCTGAGGGCATTGGAACTACTTATGCCCTTAACAAGATTGCAAAAAACAAAGATTTATATTTGCCAATAGCAACAGAAGTCTATAAAATGTTAGAGGGCGAAGACCCACATATTAGTCTAAAAAACTTTCTTTCTAACTGA
- a CDS encoding c-type cytochrome: MRNLLAIPFIMAASLLVQASDIESLAENKCGSCHLIGEITKEKLNRMAAPPSWALAKKVKVAYPNRLDGINFIINYTLEPSEEKMLFPKETKERFGLMPSQKGALTEDEARAIAEYILDK; encoded by the coding sequence ATGCGAAACTTATTAGCTATACCATTCATTATGGCAGCTTCTCTACTTGTTCAAGCATCTGATATAGAGAGTTTAGCTGAAAATAAATGTGGTAGTTGTCACCTTATAGGAGAGATAACAAAAGAAAAACTAAATAGAATGGCAGCGCCGCCATCATGGGCACTAGCTAAGAAAGTAAAAGTAGCTTATCCAAACAGACTAGATGGAATTAATTTTATAATCAACTACACACTTGAGCCGTCTGAAGAGAAAATGCTTTTTCCAAAAGAGACTAAAGAGCGTTTTGGTCTTATGCCATCACAAAAAGGCGCTCTTACAGAAGATGAAGCAAGAGCGATTGCTGAGTATATTTTAGATAAATAA
- a CDS encoding SLC13 family permease codes for MSEHKEQFQKIGIGVLIGIFVFAISLFLFNPTQASLLGLIAFLVALWTNEGLPLAVVSLLPIVLFPAFSILDTKATAVNYSHPIIFLFLGGFLLAIAVEKSNLHTWIADKMLGLFPNTPRGMIFSLAITSGLLSSILSNTTTTLLLMSIALFITDDIKLKLRFALAIAYGASVGGIMTPIGTPPNLILLGIMSDKGMETIPFFQWVWMVAPLAFLMFIVVSMILSLGVPNTPIHRNGEKVPLNTTQKKVLYITGGLVFLLLLNAPMKPFWGGLGLSEAGILLSAGLLLFMPPFNVLEWMDDKAKIPYRIMFLFGAGFSIAKAFSATGLASEVASYLIVMTELHPIVLLFAVATLITFTTEITSNTALISIMLPVIYSVAQQTGINTTLFMMVATLCASYAFMLPIATPPNAIAMSSGVVDVKSMIRYGIVLNLVGIFLIVMIAEFFWKGILT; via the coding sequence ATGAGCGAACACAAAGAGCAGTTTCAAAAAATAGGAATTGGTGTACTTATTGGCATCTTTGTATTTGCAATATCACTTTTTTTATTTAACCCGACTCAGGCTTCGCTTTTAGGACTCATAGCTTTTTTAGTTGCACTTTGGACAAATGAGGGTTTACCTCTTGCCGTTGTATCTCTGCTCCCTATCGTGCTTTTTCCGGCTTTCTCTATTTTAGACACAAAGGCTACGGCTGTAAACTACTCACATCCTATTATATTTTTGTTTTTAGGTGGTTTTTTACTTGCTATTGCAGTTGAGAAAAGTAATCTGCATACATGGATAGCAGACAAGATGCTAGGTCTTTTTCCTAACACTCCAAGAGGAATGATTTTTTCTTTGGCTATCACATCCGGACTGCTTAGCTCGATTCTCTCAAACACTACGACAACTCTGCTTCTTATGTCTATTGCGCTGTTTATTACAGATGATATAAAACTAAAACTCAGATTTGCTCTTGCCATAGCTTATGGTGCTAGTGTCGGTGGGATTATGACTCCTATTGGGACACCACCAAACCTTATATTGCTTGGAATTATGTCAGATAAAGGTATGGAGACTATTCCATTTTTTCAGTGGGTTTGGATGGTCGCTCCACTTGCATTTTTAATGTTTATTGTGGTGAGTATGATTTTAAGTTTAGGAGTTCCAAATACTCCAATACATAGAAACGGAGAAAAAGTACCACTAAACACAACTCAAAAAAAAGTTCTATATATTACAGGAGGACTTGTCTTCTTACTGCTTCTAAACGCTCCTATGAAACCATTTTGGGGAGGGTTGGGTCTTAGTGAAGCGGGTATCTTACTATCTGCAGGTTTACTTCTTTTTATGCCGCCGTTTAACGTCTTAGAGTGGATGGATGATAAGGCAAAAATTCCTTACAGAATCATGTTCTTATTTGGCGCAGGTTTTTCTATTGCAAAAGCTTTTAGCGCTACAGGTCTTGCATCTGAGGTTGCATCTTATCTTATTGTAATGACAGAACTGCATCCAATTGTATTACTATTTGCAGTTGCGACGCTTATAACTTTTACAACAGAAATAACCTCAAATACGGCACTTATATCTATCATGCTTCCAGTTATCTACTCAGTGGCCCAGCAGACAGGAATAAACACAACCCTATTTATGATGGTAGCAACTCTTTGTGCCAGTTATGCCTTTATGCTCCCAATAGCTACACCTCCAAATGCCATAGCTATGAGTAGTGGCGTAGTTGACGTTAAGAGTATGATCAGATACGGGATAGTTTTAAATCTTGTAGGAATATTTTTGATAGTTATGATAGCTGAGTTTTTCTGGAAAGGGATTCTTACTTAA
- a CDS encoding Dabb family protein produces MIVHIVMFKFKDEKKEANIEEVTSRLNALVDLIPALKSMEVGVDFNKSERAFDLSLYSTFWDKEDLQAYAVHAEHLKVVELIKEVTLEAKVVDYVL; encoded by the coding sequence ATGATAGTACACATAGTAATGTTCAAGTTTAAAGATGAAAAGAAAGAGGCAAATATAGAAGAAGTGACTTCAAGATTAAACGCTTTAGTTGATTTGATTCCTGCTCTAAAATCAATGGAAGTAGGAGTTGACTTTAACAAATCTGAGAGAGCATTTGACCTTTCACTATACAGCACTTTTTGGGACAAAGAAGACCTACAAGCTTACGCAGTTCACGCGGAACATCTAAAGGTTGTTGAACTTATAAAAGAAGTAACACTTGAGGCTAAGGTTGTTGATTACGTTCTTTAA
- a CDS encoding REP-associated tyrosine transposase codes for MGRSRYKIHEQTHPHFITCTILHWIPIFTRVDTTEIVFDTLEYLQEKDNLKLHAYVILENHLHLIASSDDIAKSMRSFKSYTAKQILKHLQEKNVKTILDQLSFYKKAHKVDATYQLWQEGYSPKLIVDDKMMIDRINYIHNNPVKRGYIDEAKHWRYSSARDYEDIKGLIYVERFW; via the coding sequence ATGGGAAGAAGTAGATATAAAATACACGAACAAACACATCCACATTTTATAACCTGCACAATACTTCATTGGATACCTATATTTACAAGAGTAGATACAACGGAGATAGTGTTTGATACACTAGAATATCTTCAAGAAAAAGATAACTTAAAACTTCATGCATATGTAATATTGGAAAATCACTTGCATCTAATCGCAAGTAGTGATGATATAGCTAAAAGTATGAGAAGTTTTAAATCATATACTGCAAAACAAATACTTAAGCATCTGCAAGAGAAAAATGTAAAAACTATACTAGACCAACTGAGTTTTTATAAAAAAGCTCATAAAGTAGATGCAACATACCAACTATGGCAAGAGGGCTACTCCCCTAAGCTCATAGTAGATGATAAGATGATGATAGATAGAATAAACTATATTCATAATAATCCTGTTAAGAGAGGATATATTGATGAGGCAAAGCATTGGCGATACAGTAGTGCTAGAGATTATGAAGATATAAAAGGTTTAATATATGTTGAGAGGTTTTGGTAA